The proteins below are encoded in one region of Pseudomonas entomophila L48:
- a CDS encoding acyl-CoA desaturase: MTSTLRPQPDSEVSAATRTAPVRVTISDPTLIRRQRMLSLLFNGIPLCGALACIPVAIYWGFDGFDLGLFVFMYVTSFFGIEGAYHRYLAHRAFKTGQRTRFVLAVLGAFAAQGPAAFWVANHRRHHQYTDTELDTHSPWFDENGAVSGIRGLWHAHVGWSFGNRYVNVSAFAADLLRDPLIAFVTRYYLVWVLLGLAIPTLASFVWSGMWEGALKGFLLAGLARIWFVQNGVYIVNSFCHRFGSRPFRTQEKSTNLAWLALPTLGAAWHNNHHAFPASATTQVEWWQLDLTGSIIRALGVIGLAWEIRTTGQAFIDSKRQSTDNTSVVSEEH, from the coding sequence ATGACGAGCACTCTGAGACCACAGCCTGATTCCGAAGTGTCGGCTGCCACGAGGACGGCACCGGTACGTGTGACGATCAGCGACCCGACCCTGATTCGACGCCAGCGAATGCTTAGCCTGTTGTTCAATGGCATCCCACTGTGCGGGGCCCTGGCCTGCATCCCCGTTGCGATCTACTGGGGGTTTGATGGGTTCGATCTTGGGCTGTTCGTGTTCATGTACGTCACCAGCTTTTTTGGCATCGAGGGTGCTTACCACCGTTACTTGGCGCACCGTGCGTTCAAGACAGGCCAGCGCACCCGGTTCGTTCTGGCTGTACTGGGTGCCTTTGCGGCCCAGGGACCGGCGGCATTCTGGGTTGCCAATCACCGGCGCCATCATCAGTACACCGATACCGAACTCGATACCCACTCGCCATGGTTTGACGAGAACGGCGCGGTGAGTGGTATCCGCGGCCTTTGGCATGCTCATGTCGGATGGTCGTTCGGTAACCGTTATGTGAATGTTTCGGCGTTTGCCGCCGACCTGCTGCGTGACCCGCTGATCGCTTTCGTCACACGCTATTACCTCGTTTGGGTGCTGCTTGGCCTAGCCATTCCCACGCTCGCTTCGTTCGTTTGGAGTGGCATGTGGGAAGGTGCGTTGAAAGGTTTCCTGTTGGCCGGCTTGGCCAGGATCTGGTTTGTCCAGAACGGTGTGTACATCGTGAATTCGTTTTGCCATCGATTTGGCAGCCGCCCGTTCAGAACCCAGGAAAAGAGCACCAACCTCGCCTGGCTGGCCCTGCCTACACTCGGTGCCGCCTGGCACAACAATCATCATGCATTTCCTGCTTCGGCCACGACGCAGGTGGAGTGGTGGCAGTTGGACCTGACGGGTTCGATCATCAGGGCACTGGGCGTCATCGGCCTTGCATGGGAGATCAGGACGACCGGACAAGCGTTCATCGACAGCAAACGACAGTCAACGGACAACACCTCTGTGGTGAGTGAGGAACACTAA
- a CDS encoding acyl-CoA dehydrogenase family protein translates to MTAQTTTTSTADELIAWLRRYASERINSRMIDERRTIPPHIVLDLGNRGILGMQVPKRYGGLELSTVDLMRVIQQLTAIDMTLGTFVGLNNWLGIWPIQMYASEEVKQELLPALAWGRELAAFAFTEPVAGSDARSIRTTATSQGAGYQRLNGQKAWIGSGAWAGVTTVFAQQLDEAGRPSGISGYIVKAGTPGLEQGPEALTMGMRGMIQNIVDFKDAVVSERYLLGTRNAGMDIAQQIMMHARLGIAGLSLGGMKRCAQLMLRYAERRRISTGVLLDNPVTQARLSDVSAAITAVDTLVFSIGRLMDQHIGVPDEVYTACKSTAPELFGEATDHLTQLLGARGYIETNGVPQLLRDARILRIFEGPTETMNMYLGGRILKGADVFYRFLDETLQAPALVRLIQDAAHAIQHAAVSHPFLQGDPLLGKRWCQFKVGQVASFGILRAFLHKALLDQPDDRLERSALWAAKRFERLLREAVEGSPDEVAMVDIAQVRKEIEGLLVDIDDIEQRLPLDDQSLDPYLAKSVAPQEVMVSGPGGAAMVDDRNVRATQLTAWLQEWIARCVEIPFSQVATDEPFTHFGLDSTDAVEIVCDLEKHLGMELDATLLWNYPTINALVGYLLGEFSEVQGSPSTTVQKPAVPVTHDVAQIEAMSDEDALNLLLKEVSA, encoded by the coding sequence ATGACGGCTCAAACAACGACAACAAGCACCGCGGACGAACTCATTGCCTGGCTGCGTAGATACGCGTCGGAGCGCATCAACTCGAGAATGATCGATGAGCGGCGAACCATTCCGCCTCATATCGTGCTGGACCTCGGCAACAGGGGCATCCTCGGCATGCAGGTGCCAAAACGCTATGGCGGGTTGGAGCTGAGCACGGTCGACCTGATGAGGGTGATCCAGCAGTTGACGGCCATCGACATGACGCTGGGTACGTTCGTAGGTTTGAACAACTGGCTTGGTATCTGGCCAATCCAGATGTATGCCAGCGAAGAGGTGAAGCAGGAGCTGCTGCCTGCACTTGCCTGGGGGCGTGAGTTGGCGGCATTCGCCTTTACCGAGCCTGTGGCGGGGTCCGACGCGCGTTCCATTCGCACCACCGCGACATCCCAGGGGGCAGGTTATCAACGGCTCAATGGGCAGAAAGCCTGGATCGGCTCGGGGGCCTGGGCAGGTGTGACCACGGTGTTCGCCCAGCAACTGGATGAAGCCGGTCGGCCCAGTGGCATCAGCGGTTACATCGTAAAGGCGGGCACGCCTGGCCTGGAGCAAGGTCCCGAGGCCTTGACGATGGGCATGCGGGGCATGATCCAGAACATTGTCGATTTCAAGGATGCCGTGGTATCGGAGCGCTATCTCCTGGGTACGCGCAATGCCGGCATGGACATTGCTCAGCAGATCATGATGCATGCGCGCCTGGGTATTGCCGGGCTCAGCCTTGGTGGGATGAAGCGCTGTGCACAGCTGATGCTGCGTTATGCAGAACGCAGGCGGATCTCCACGGGAGTCCTGTTGGACAACCCGGTAACGCAAGCACGCTTGAGCGATGTGTCGGCAGCCATCACGGCCGTCGATACTCTGGTGTTTTCGATTGGCAGGCTGATGGATCAGCACATCGGGGTGCCAGACGAGGTCTATACCGCGTGCAAGTCCACGGCGCCCGAACTGTTTGGTGAGGCGACCGACCACTTGACCCAGCTGCTTGGCGCCCGCGGTTACATCGAGACCAATGGTGTACCGCAGTTGCTGCGCGATGCACGGATTCTGCGGATATTCGAAGGTCCGACAGAAACCATGAACATGTACCTCGGTGGTCGCATCCTCAAAGGTGCTGATGTTTTCTACCGTTTTCTCGACGAAACACTGCAGGCACCTGCTCTGGTGCGGCTTATTCAGGATGCGGCCCACGCTATCCAGCATGCTGCAGTTTCCCATCCGTTCCTGCAGGGCGACCCGTTGCTGGGCAAGCGGTGGTGCCAGTTCAAGGTCGGCCAGGTAGCCAGTTTCGGGATCCTGCGAGCATTTCTGCACAAGGCTTTGCTGGATCAGCCCGATGACCGTCTCGAGCGTTCTGCGCTGTGGGCAGCAAAGCGGTTCGAGAGGCTGTTGCGCGAGGCTGTCGAGGGCAGCCCTGATGAAGTGGCCATGGTCGATATCGCCCAGGTTCGCAAGGAAATCGAAGGTCTGCTGGTAGATATCGACGATATAGAACAAAGGCTGCCACTGGATGACCAGAGCCTGGACCCATACCTGGCCAAGTCGGTTGCCCCTCAGGAGGTGATGGTATCAGGGCCGGGCGGTGCGGCTATGGTCGATGACCGCAATGTTCGGGCGACGCAGTTGACGGCCTGGTTGCAGGAGTGGATTGCCCGGTGCGTCGAAATTCCGTTTTCCCAGGTGGCTACGGACGAACCGTTTACCCACTTCGGGCTTGATTCGACCGATGCCGTCGAAATTGTCTGCGACCTGGAAAAGCACCTGGGTATGGAACTCGATGCCACGCTGCTGTGGAACTACCCAACGATCAACGCGTTGGTGGGGTACCTGCTTGGTGAATTCAGCGAGGTGCAAGGTAGCCCGTCGACAACTGTACAGAAGCCTGCAGTGCCCGTAACGCATGACGTTGCACAGATCGAAGCGATGAGCGATGAGGATGCGCTGAACCTGTTGCTAAAAGAAGTTTCTGCCTGA
- a CDS encoding alpha/beta fold hydrolase gives MSTMDSVLSSVESFSRPQLLETVRRIQRRLATSSSGADAVTLGDCHEIVWETQAVDSYLQGCSVPRNGALLCWSTWAEFSSALAVDAQPTYQVSSVDEALALLEEGQAPAFTALVVDLFSLVHSKVDPGAVLMDRLKAVVAILAELKHVLSAADRNGVDIVLRTADALGPVSLSDPRPPLAAVFHGWVLGAAIECPRLRITTVDMDVSDLHVLLALSGGAERQLVYRNGAVHFRMLRPVAEQFLDSGHGQSWGNCLIVGGAGEVGKHLSAELTRQGATRIWHVGRRPSAQVEEGITYLSVDVREPEQVLSLKLHLEQQGARIESVFHLAGTVKQSSIFDASEEDDWLVLAPKVLGGATLLEIFDDVATNHYALSSITSLVGTHGAASYCAANAFLDHLADRCNGRMHTINSGPLLGVGMASMSGFSASSGWEGLGVHPLEVEALADCLGALASRSIRHWLHARVDWAQLQARLDGKLSQALVGQLLKAPMQRPEVRGLAVSERLLALESDEAREHALQDYLLGLFRAAATVATESLDVSASIEAWGLDSLVLMEILKTVRMDLGLIIYPREMYTHSTLSQFAHYLAGQLRAGNDEPLAGGDSRQRHEDYLSPLADLAGVVQDVADRVPGVAFILSSPRSGSTLLRAMLQGHDQVFAPPELHLLGYTSLAQWHEATKENYFDQGLQRALMELHEGSLDEAVSLLGQWVDQDIAVAEVYRFMRERSGCGLLVDKSPSYASNPKALLQAELAFDKPRYIHLVRNPLAMIESFSRMRMHKLLGQQDNDGISTAERIWLEGNLNLEAFFARHVEAERVLRVDYETLVRDPETTLRGICAFLDIEFQPSMTMPYGVGRMNDGVREGSLAIEDPNFLKRDRVDASLADAWRHRSLDRPLWPQTVALAGRLGYDEALPASAKRDEAARQTLNVQAGEVSLSVSAWGRYEHPDYLCLHGLLDQATVWDDIAQNLYASGRSCIAPDIRGHGLSGHGSPQRLPALLDYVMDTDAVHRASGTQPLELVAHSFGAVIAVAYAAAFPERVKKLWLIEPVLLAEKRHDPRLFYREMVQFLAAPHEHLPLGSLQQAAERIRAVSSFLTQDRACELAERMTTVGDDGERRWTWDPRLRFRAGLGLGLDRDTYLQILHALEVDVHIVFGRDSRSNRRKDIELQAQGLDDDCVTFIDGGHNLHLQHPDEVTRIITRNPGISPIQEVRDDEHSETTA, from the coding sequence ATGAGCACCATGGATTCGGTGTTGTCCAGTGTTGAAAGTTTTTCCAGACCACAGTTGCTGGAAACGGTGAGGCGTATCCAGCGCAGACTCGCGACAAGCAGTTCTGGCGCCGACGCAGTGACCTTGGGTGATTGTCACGAGATTGTCTGGGAAACACAGGCTGTGGACAGCTACCTACAAGGATGTTCGGTGCCGCGCAACGGAGCGTTGCTGTGCTGGAGTACCTGGGCGGAATTTTCGAGTGCCTTGGCGGTGGATGCACAGCCCACTTATCAGGTTTCTTCGGTGGATGAGGCCTTGGCCCTGCTTGAAGAGGGGCAAGCGCCAGCCTTCACCGCCCTCGTGGTGGACCTGTTTTCACTTGTACATTCAAAAGTGGATCCGGGCGCAGTATTGATGGATCGGCTGAAGGCGGTTGTTGCGATATTGGCTGAGCTCAAGCACGTACTCAGTGCCGCCGATCGAAACGGTGTCGATATTGTCTTGCGCACCGCTGACGCACTTGGGCCCGTCTCTCTATCCGATCCAAGGCCACCCCTGGCTGCAGTTTTCCACGGGTGGGTATTGGGCGCCGCGATCGAGTGTCCGCGTCTGCGCATCACCACCGTTGACATGGACGTATCCGATTTACATGTTTTGCTAGCTCTTTCGGGCGGTGCAGAGCGTCAGTTGGTCTACAGGAACGGGGCCGTTCACTTTCGGATGTTGCGGCCGGTCGCCGAACAATTCCTGGACTCTGGCCATGGGCAATCGTGGGGCAACTGCCTGATCGTGGGAGGGGCTGGCGAAGTCGGCAAGCACTTGAGCGCTGAGCTGACTCGCCAAGGGGCAACCCGTATCTGGCACGTGGGTCGCAGGCCCTCGGCACAGGTCGAGGAGGGCATCACCTATCTCAGTGTTGATGTCCGTGAGCCCGAACAGGTGCTCAGCCTCAAGCTCCACCTGGAACAGCAGGGCGCAAGAATCGAATCGGTCTTTCACCTGGCGGGAACGGTCAAGCAGAGCAGCATCTTCGATGCGAGCGAGGAAGATGACTGGTTGGTGCTGGCGCCCAAGGTGTTGGGTGGCGCAACCCTGCTGGAAATATTCGACGACGTGGCAACAAATCACTACGCCCTTTCCTCCATCACTTCTTTGGTCGGAACGCATGGCGCTGCCAGCTACTGCGCCGCGAACGCATTTCTCGATCACTTGGCTGACCGCTGCAATGGACGGATGCACACGATTAACAGTGGGCCCTTGCTGGGCGTGGGCATGGCTTCGATGTCCGGGTTTTCAGCCAGCTCGGGCTGGGAAGGACTGGGCGTTCATCCACTCGAAGTGGAAGCGTTGGCCGATTGTCTAGGAGCCTTGGCCTCCCGTTCGATTCGTCATTGGCTGCACGCGCGAGTTGATTGGGCGCAGTTGCAGGCACGTCTGGATGGAAAGCTGAGCCAGGCCTTGGTCGGACAGCTCCTGAAGGCGCCGATGCAGCGACCGGAGGTGCGAGGCCTGGCGGTTTCCGAGAGGCTCCTGGCACTGGAAAGTGACGAGGCCAGGGAGCATGCGCTACAGGATTACCTGCTGGGTCTGTTCCGTGCTGCAGCCACTGTCGCCACTGAATCACTCGATGTTAGCGCCAGTATCGAAGCCTGGGGCCTGGACTCCCTGGTACTGATGGAAATCTTGAAGACGGTTCGGATGGATCTCGGATTGATTATCTATCCCCGGGAAATGTACACCCACTCGACCCTGTCGCAATTTGCCCACTACCTGGCCGGGCAGCTCAGGGCAGGCAACGACGAACCTCTTGCGGGCGGCGATAGCAGGCAGCGGCATGAGGATTACCTGAGCCCCCTGGCCGATTTGGCTGGGGTGGTGCAGGACGTTGCGGATCGGGTGCCAGGTGTGGCGTTCATTCTGTCCAGCCCACGGTCCGGCTCCACGTTGCTGCGTGCAATGTTGCAGGGGCATGATCAGGTATTCGCGCCACCCGAGCTGCACCTGCTGGGGTACACCTCGCTTGCGCAATGGCATGAAGCGACGAAGGAAAACTATTTCGACCAGGGGCTGCAGCGCGCCTTGATGGAACTGCATGAGGGCTCGCTCGACGAGGCAGTGTCGCTGCTTGGTCAGTGGGTCGACCAGGATATTGCGGTCGCAGAGGTTTACCGCTTCATGCGCGAACGTTCCGGCTGTGGTTTGCTGGTGGACAAGTCTCCCAGTTATGCCTCCAACCCGAAGGCATTGCTGCAAGCGGAGCTTGCGTTCGACAAACCGCGTTACATCCATCTGGTGCGCAATCCCCTGGCGATGATCGAGTCGTTCAGTCGCATGCGCATGCACAAGTTGTTAGGTCAGCAGGACAACGATGGTATCTCCACGGCCGAACGGATCTGGCTTGAGGGTAACCTCAATCTGGAAGCGTTTTTTGCCCGTCACGTCGAGGCCGAACGGGTATTACGCGTCGACTATGAAACCCTGGTAAGGGACCCCGAGACGACCCTGCGCGGCATTTGTGCATTTCTGGACATCGAGTTCCAGCCATCCATGACCATGCCGTACGGCGTAGGGCGGATGAATGACGGCGTGCGTGAGGGCTCTCTGGCCATCGAGGATCCGAACTTTCTCAAGCGAGACCGCGTGGATGCTTCGCTCGCCGACGCCTGGCGGCACCGTTCACTGGATCGTCCGTTATGGCCCCAGACTGTTGCATTGGCCGGGCGGCTTGGTTACGACGAGGCGTTGCCAGCGTCAGCCAAGCGTGACGAAGCGGCCCGTCAGACGCTGAATGTGCAAGCGGGTGAAGTTTCACTGAGCGTCAGTGCCTGGGGCCGATACGAACACCCGGACTATCTGTGCTTGCATGGGCTGCTGGATCAGGCGACGGTCTGGGATGACATTGCCCAAAACCTGTACGCATCGGGAAGGTCCTGTATTGCTCCGGACATCCGTGGGCATGGCCTGAGCGGGCACGGTTCGCCGCAGCGGTTGCCTGCTTTGCTGGACTACGTCATGGATACCGATGCTGTGCACCGAGCTTCTGGCACACAGCCGCTTGAACTGGTCGCTCACTCGTTCGGGGCGGTCATCGCGGTAGCCTATGCAGCCGCATTCCCTGAAAGGGTGAAGAAGCTCTGGCTCATCGAGCCGGTGCTGCTGGCAGAGAAACGCCATGATCCTCGACTGTTCTATCGTGAGATGGTCCAGTTTCTCGCAGCGCCCCATGAGCATCTGCCGCTGGGGTCATTGCAACAGGCCGCAGAGCGGATTCGTGCGGTCTCTTCCTTCCTTACACAGGACAGGGCCTGTGAACTGGCGGAGCGAATGACCACGGTAGGGGACGATGGTGAGCGGCGCTGGACATGGGATCCCAGGCTTCGATTTCGTGCTGGCCTTGGGCTTGGGCTGGACCGGGATACCTATCTGCAAATACTGCATGCGCTGGAAGTTGATGTGCATATCGTGTTTGGCCGCGATAGCCGGTCCAACCGACGCAAGGACATCGAGTTACAGGCCCAAGGCCTGGACGATGATTGTGTGACCTTTATCGACGGCGGTCACAACCTGCATCTGCAACATCCCGATGAAGTCACCCGAATCATCACTCGCAACCCAGGTATTTCGCCAATACAGGAGGTGCGCGATGACGAGCACTCTGAGACCACAGCCTGA
- the cysC gene encoding adenylyl-sulfate kinase translates to MKDLHWHGHATSRLARVEMNGHRPCTIWFTGLSGSGKSTIANALDGWLHRRGCHTYVLDGDNVRQGLNKDLGFSEQDRVENIRRVGEVAKLFNDAGLIVSCAFISPYEKDRHLVRQLLNEDEYVEVFLSTSLADCERRDPKGLYRKARAGELANFTGIDSPYEPPVRPNLAFDTSTHTVNEVVGAIFDYLVAKGIVRQHGAVGRASVG, encoded by the coding sequence ATGAAGGATCTGCATTGGCATGGTCATGCCACCAGCCGGTTGGCAAGAGTCGAAATGAATGGACATCGCCCCTGCACTATCTGGTTCACCGGGCTCAGTGGAAGTGGCAAGTCGACCATTGCCAACGCCTTGGATGGCTGGCTGCACCGGCGCGGCTGCCATACCTATGTGCTGGACGGAGATAACGTGCGTCAAGGGCTGAACAAAGACCTGGGCTTTAGCGAGCAAGATCGCGTGGAAAATATCCGCCGAGTTGGCGAGGTGGCCAAGTTGTTCAACGATGCAGGGCTGATTGTGTCCTGTGCATTTATATCGCCGTACGAGAAGGATCGTCATCTGGTTCGCCAACTGCTCAATGAAGATGAATACGTTGAAGTGTTTCTCAGCACGTCGCTCGCCGACTGTGAGCGACGTGATCCGAAGGGGCTCTATCGCAAGGCTCGGGCTGGGGAACTTGCGAATTTCACTGGCATAGATTCACCTTATGAGCCCCCCGTTCGACCCAATCTGGCGTTCGATACCAGCACGCACACTGTGAACGAGGTGGTGGGCGCTATTTTCGATTACCTGGTGGCTAAAGGCATCGTTCGGCAACACGGTGCTGTTGGCCGCGCCTCAGTTGGCTAG
- the asnB gene encoding asparagine synthase (glutamine-hydrolyzing) — translation MCGIIGVIKASTIEQRQLQQAIKVLGHRGPDGSGSWIAPDGKVALGHARLSLVDLEHGQQPLHAASQDVVAVVNGEIYGHRELRGLLAGKGYQFKTASDSEVLLALYLEQGTACLQSLRGEFAFIIWDGRKQQLFAGRDRFGVKPLFYHQDGDDLYLASEIKALLALGVEPRWDVQSVYDFDAGILHNDRSFFRGVKQLPPGHFLLASTGHVRTVGYWDTTFATQATLAQDKRSPQDYVEPFKALFADAVRLRLDADVPVGCYLSGGLDSCSILGMANALAGKPLDAFTISFNDGLYDEFDMAREMADFTGSRLHRVDVSDADLATHFDQAVWHAESLFINPHGVAKFLLSKAVRAQGLKAVLTGEGADEILAGYPIFRQDLLMSQAGEMDREELERKLDALKLANKTSIGLLLSEESGSEHAFIRSLLGYVPAQLAGSIRRFKLYSSFYRPEFLSMMQGRDSIAAFLDGLDVSRQLKGRDEVNQSLYLWNKTSFPNYMLSVLGDRMEMAHSIEGRPPFLDHALAEFCAGIPVSQKIHLEREKHLLRSSVRELIPQSIFDRQKQPFMAPAISRASHGALQAFVCDMLNSSTAQDLPFYDNRKLLALINNIPNLPANVQAGADALLIQVASACSLQKQFNLTL, via the coding sequence ATGTGCGGCATCATCGGCGTCATCAAGGCTTCGACCATCGAGCAACGGCAGTTGCAGCAAGCGATCAAGGTACTCGGGCACCGTGGCCCAGACGGCTCAGGCAGCTGGATCGCACCTGATGGCAAGGTGGCCCTCGGACATGCTCGGTTGAGCCTGGTCGATCTCGAACATGGACAACAGCCATTGCACGCGGCCTCGCAGGACGTGGTGGCCGTCGTTAATGGTGAGATCTATGGGCACCGCGAACTACGTGGGCTGCTGGCGGGCAAGGGGTATCAATTCAAGACCGCCTCCGACAGTGAAGTGCTCCTGGCGTTGTACCTGGAGCAAGGAACCGCCTGTCTGCAATCCCTCCGAGGTGAGTTCGCCTTCATTATCTGGGATGGTCGTAAACAGCAGCTGTTCGCCGGCAGGGACCGCTTTGGGGTCAAGCCACTCTTTTACCATCAGGACGGGGATGACCTGTACCTGGCATCCGAGATCAAGGCTCTGCTGGCCCTGGGTGTCGAGCCGCGCTGGGATGTGCAGAGCGTCTATGACTTTGATGCCGGGATCCTGCACAACGACCGCAGTTTCTTCCGTGGAGTCAAGCAACTGCCACCGGGGCACTTCCTGCTGGCAAGCACAGGGCATGTGCGAACCGTTGGCTATTGGGACACCACCTTTGCCACGCAGGCAACACTTGCGCAGGACAAGCGCAGCCCGCAGGACTATGTGGAACCGTTCAAGGCGCTGTTCGCCGATGCGGTCAGGCTACGTCTGGATGCCGATGTGCCAGTGGGTTGCTACCTCAGCGGAGGTCTGGACTCCTGCAGCATATTGGGCATGGCCAACGCGCTGGCTGGGAAACCCCTGGATGCCTTTACCATCTCCTTCAACGACGGACTCTATGACGAGTTCGACATGGCTCGGGAAATGGCGGACTTCACAGGGTCGCGGCTACACCGCGTCGATGTGAGCGATGCCGATCTCGCGACTCATTTTGACCAGGCGGTCTGGCATGCGGAGTCCCTGTTTATCAACCCGCACGGCGTCGCCAAGTTCCTGCTATCGAAGGCCGTCAGGGCGCAGGGGTTGAAAGCCGTGCTCACCGGCGAAGGGGCCGACGAAATTCTCGCGGGATACCCGATCTTCCGCCAGGACCTGCTGATGTCTCAGGCTGGCGAAATGGATCGTGAGGAACTGGAGCGCAAGTTGGACGCGCTCAAACTTGCCAACAAGACCTCCATCGGCCTGTTGTTGTCGGAGGAATCGGGAAGCGAGCATGCGTTTATCCGGTCCTTGCTCGGTTATGTGCCAGCTCAACTGGCAGGCAGTATTCGCCGCTTCAAGCTGTACTCGTCATTCTACCGACCTGAGTTCCTCTCGATGATGCAGGGCCGGGACAGCATCGCTGCCTTCCTCGATGGGCTCGATGTTTCGCGTCAGCTCAAGGGGCGTGACGAGGTCAATCAATCGCTTTACTTGTGGAACAAGACGTCGTTTCCCAACTACATGCTCAGCGTGTTGGGTGATCGAATGGAAATGGCCCACTCCATTGAAGGGCGCCCTCCGTTCCTGGATCACGCATTGGCCGAGTTCTGCGCGGGCATTCCAGTCAGCCAGAAAATCCACCTCGAGCGTGAAAAACACCTACTCAGGTCTTCGGTACGTGAGCTGATTCCGCAGAGCATCTTCGATCGTCAGAAACAGCCGTTCATGGCTCCGGCCATATCCCGGGCCAGCCATGGTGCCTTGCAGGCATTCGTCTGTGACATGCTCAACAGCAGTACCGCTCAGGACCTGCCGTTTTATGACAACCGCAAGCTGCTGGCGCTGATCAACAACATCCCGAACTTGCCCGCCAACGTGCAAGCGGGCGCAGATGCACTGCTCATTCAGGTGGCCAGCGCTTGTTCCCTGCAAAAGCAGTTCAATTTGACACTCTGA
- a CDS encoding cytochrome P450: MSINTAPDVEMDVLLEPVEQGAGGNRKIDGPSSILGTVRKLRKDALAALVEFNTTYGDLCRIKFGLKEQALIISHPEDIREVLSDRRGHYQKGGNRNFKEIDRFFTNSLFTSDGDFNKRQRKLLKPTFNPMLTDSFAVPMVNAAKEMMDAWEQQGLQQIDLKQAILQLTRRNICENVLGVEETFEDAARTIRECFEVANIVTMERARQIAPAPLWVPTPSNRRFLEAKERMLHLIERVIERHRVEQAPVRSMVQMFMAARYADNGEPMAHEQLLTECMTLCFGAYETSANTFTYAFHFLSKYPQVRARVIAEVDEVTQGRLPTIADVAKLGYTRKVLNETMRHYTPGSMLIRCAKQDTELAGNPVPAGTMIVLNIYFMHRHPDYWENPLAFDPDRFDAPVANPGVKQAFIPFGGGGRSCIGMGMAMMDGLLLLATVSQRYLLDNRLDAAEGAAPSLRRIVMGPESGVQVMLRKRGHH, encoded by the coding sequence ATGAGTATCAATACTGCACCGGACGTGGAAATGGATGTCTTGCTCGAGCCTGTAGAGCAGGGGGCTGGTGGCAATCGCAAGATCGATGGACCTTCGAGCATTCTTGGCACGGTAAGGAAGCTGCGCAAGGACGCCCTTGCTGCGTTGGTGGAGTTCAATACCACGTACGGTGATCTGTGCCGGATAAAGTTCGGGCTGAAGGAACAGGCACTGATCATCAGCCATCCAGAAGATATTCGTGAGGTGTTGAGTGACCGCCGCGGTCATTACCAGAAAGGCGGAAATCGCAACTTCAAGGAAATCGATCGTTTTTTCACCAACAGCCTGTTTACCAGCGACGGTGATTTCAACAAGCGCCAACGCAAGTTGTTGAAACCCACATTCAATCCCATGCTGACGGACAGTTTCGCTGTGCCCATGGTCAATGCGGCCAAGGAAATGATGGATGCCTGGGAACAACAAGGGTTGCAGCAGATCGACCTGAAACAGGCCATTCTCCAGCTGACGCGGCGCAACATTTGCGAGAACGTGCTGGGCGTGGAGGAGACTTTCGAGGATGCCGCTCGGACCATTCGCGAGTGCTTCGAGGTTGCCAACATCGTCACGATGGAGCGTGCGCGTCAAATCGCGCCGGCTCCACTATGGGTCCCGACCCCGTCCAACCGGCGCTTCCTGGAGGCCAAGGAGCGCATGTTGCACTTGATCGAGCGGGTGATCGAACGCCATCGCGTCGAGCAAGCTCCGGTCAGATCAATGGTGCAGATGTTCATGGCTGCCCGCTATGCCGACAACGGTGAGCCAATGGCGCACGAGCAACTGCTGACCGAGTGCATGACACTTTGTTTTGGTGCCTATGAAACGAGCGCCAACACCTTCACTTACGCCTTTCATTTCCTGTCGAAATATCCCCAGGTACGAGCGCGGGTCATTGCCGAGGTGGATGAGGTCACCCAAGGCAGGCTGCCTACCATCGCGGATGTCGCCAAGTTGGGTTACACGCGCAAAGTGCTCAATGAAACGATGCGTCACTACACGCCCGGATCGATGCTCATCCGTTGTGCCAAACAGGACACCGAACTGGCGGGCAACCCCGTGCCAGCGGGAACGATGATTGTGTTGAACATCTATTTCATGCATCGCCATCCGGACTACTGGGAGAACCCTCTGGCCTTCGACCCTGATCGCTTCGACGCCCCTGTCGCCAACCCTGGCGTAAAGCAGGCCTTCATTCCATTCGGAGGAGGTGGTCGCTCTTGCATCGGCATGGGAATGGCAATGATGGATGGCCTGTTGTTACTGGCCACTGTTTCCCAGCGTTACTTGCTGGATAACCGATTGGACGCTGCCGAAGGGGCCGCGCCGAGCCTTCGCAGGATTGTCATGGGGCCGGAGAGTGGCGTTCAAGTGATGCTCAGGAAACGTGGCCATCACTGA